Below is a genomic region from Miscanthus floridulus cultivar M001 chromosome 1, ASM1932011v1, whole genome shotgun sequence.
GTACCGTACCTACTTTCTGTTTGGAAACACTGTTGAGCTGTTTGCTTTTCCTCTCCAGCTGCTCGGAAGCACTTTTTAGTTGGTCGAAGACagcggccagctgctcggactggcTCCGCACCTGCTTAGACATAGCCGCCAGCTTTTTGGTAAGGACCCCCTTCtcgtattctaggtcccgcgcgttcgactctgcaaggtctcgtttgcgttgggccctctggatattcttctccgagaggttcctggcctctttaagttttttgttctcctcagcaaggggctccattcgctttatcagctggcggcgctgctcAGCAACTCGAGATATTTCCTGCAAAATGTATGATGACATTATCGTTAACCAATTCCAATAAACAACAAGGACCTTTCTAGACGAAGTATTCACCTTGATCTATTTCATCACACCGGTAAGGGCAGTCTCTAGTCTCCtgagctccttggtggtgtcctcctcttcgacaataACTATTTCATCACCGTGCTTTTGAAGGATCCGGActgcttggggtcgaggttcgtcacgcacgatctcctccacctcgtcctcctccattgTGGCCAGGGGGaccacctgggggctcgatgGTCGGATAGTAGGTCCGACCACGCCCTCCAAAGTATTGGGGACCACCGTCTGCTCCTTCGGCGCCGAAAGCTTTTCCGCTCCTGATTCCACTATTGCTGAAGGCGCTGTCGCCAACTTGTTCGCCGTAGTAGGCTGTCGCTCGTGGCTACCAAGCCCACTAGGGGCAGCAATTGGCTCTCCCGCGTGCTCCCGAACACTCGGGAACTCTATGATGTGGTCTATTGGCATATCCATAGCTCTAGGGCTAGTTTCTAGTTGCTGTTCAGTCTGAGCGGGTGGGGCTGGATCAGTTGTTAGCTTTGCACTGTACCAAATTAGTTATTCAGTCACAACAGAAGTAAGGGAAATACAGCAAAGTAACATCAGCACAAGgacacttatggtttggtctgatggttcaatttcttgaactgaCGATGCTGGCCTGAGCCTCCGGGCGTAGCCGCGGGGTCGACTCCTGTGCTCGGTGGGAGAATTTTTGGCTCTTCCTTGATCAGCCTTGGTTCCACCTGCTGCTCTGGGGCTACTTCTGTTTGTTGCTTGGGGACCTCCGTTGCCCGCCTCGCGGGGATTTTCGACATCTGCTGCGCAGCAATTCCCTCCGCTCGTTGCTCAGGGACTCTCCTCGTCGGAGCTTCACGGACTTCTTTGCCTACCCTAGTTTGTTCCTCCGCACGTGGGTTGCGTGGAGGCCCTTTCGTGCTCAGGGGAGGGTTTGTGAGAATCTCATCatcgtcagaccaatcgaacaccatggttcttcgtgttcgattggtctggtcATCATCCAGAGAAATGCTGCCTGGTTTGCGAGGAGCAGTCGCTGCTGTTgtcctcttcttctgggccggCTCATCTACCGCCGGCCTCTTCCCCCGGGTTTTCACCGATaccgggggaggactctccgtccgaccagtATCCATCCCTCTAGATTCTAAGGAGACACCGACAGAGCTTTCTTCAATTTGAACTGGTCATCATGCATCCACTGACGGTGGCCAATCATTTCTCGGCACACCCGAGAAATATACTGCCctgtcctacgaatggatcttcacatgagtaggatcagtttattgctcgGCTGTATAAATAAACTTCTTGGAAACATATAGTCAGGATattcacctgaggaggcagattcttgcaattgaagggcTTTGTGTACCCTGACAACCTGAAGGAGGCTAGCAGTGCGAATAGCTCGGCAGTCTGCTCTTCGATGTCGTTCCTGGACAGTATTTCTGGCCTCTCtcgggtaccgtcggtctcccctttgaattcaaagcctgggtgcgccctctctttgtagggttgtatgcggcgcactatgaaactcaccgccaccaatccgccattggtcttcacgccctttatcaagccgaggagttcattcacttgctccatgttgtCGTTGCTCGGCAGCTCCAACCAACTCCTCTAgctttctgggatgtggtcggTGTTACAATGAACTGCTGGGTgactttgtttcatgtagaaccatctagtgttccaccccttcaacgACGTGTTCAGCGGTATGGTAAGGTATTCACTCGCCATCCCATCCCAAAGCTAGAGATACACCCTGCCGACCACCTAGGAACCAGtgtcgcctctcttcttcagccagaataggtgatgaaaaagattgaagtggggtaggattccgAGGTATGCCTTACAAAAGTGGATGAAtattgagatgtgcaaaatggtattggggaggagattgcacagagtaaccccctagagctccaacagatccctcagaaatgggtgAATAAGAAACACTAACCCACACCAGAAATAGTCTTCGAATACCACTGCTTCGTCAATGTGAGGCGTAGCAAAGGACTCACCAAGCATTGGCCGCCATCCGGTGGTTGCACGGTCGGGGAGAACGCCGGCTTCCACCAATCGGTTCAGCTCAGCTTCTCCTATTcgtgacggcacccactcctcatcgcgTCGGGCCACGGTGTCTGCCTTCTTGGGACTCGTCTTCTTCGATTTCGCAGCTCCTCTCTtcagcgccatctctcagatctggttaggtTTTGGCGGCAGAGGCGAATGTGGTTGCGGATTCGGCAGCGtgagagatgaggaggaagatgaagtggaaaaggtgggaacaAAGTCTACGGcggcactattatataggattttccccaccgttccgcattcaagggttttttgggaaccaTTCCCGCGATATGCGCTGCTCAGATTTCTCCGATGCGGcaaatgggccgttacctgggcttctacgcaaccgcagcccatgttgctcatttatcgctgccttTAGTTGCTCCTCGCCGAAAtatcgccgacttctccgccatttattgaggctaagtaactaacaatgtacagccgttactctggtttttctccatgatttgatttCTCTGATAACTCCACCTGCAACTTGGGGACTAGTGGGCTGCTCCAttggtctttgattgtttttctatttctgaccctagcaccatgtgactgcgtcatctactgtcaggcttggggactaagtgggcacacttcaccttgcggtgaatgtgctttgtctcttatTGGGCCACGCccagggactggctacctgctcggctagttttctactattcttcaagtttctgaccctggcaccacatgactacatcatctgctgttaggctcggggactaagtgggcacacttcacctcgcggtgagtgtacgggattttttctcgaagacaacatgcctatagaggaagattgactcctacaactttgttcggactctaagtgggcacacttggtccactgcggagaaatttgtgattctaaacttgagcttgttacacccttatggcaagccatacttgggtcactctgctcggtgatggttcacggTGCTCGGCGGtaggtcacgctgctcggcgataggtcatgttgctcggcaatggttcacactgctcggcaacggttcacgctgctcggcagttcagcatggtggttggaccatgagcttgactgctcggcattattcgcacctgctcggacgagctcaagacgatgttgcacaacgggtacaaggcgctcgaagactagctatggggtgtacgaccccggatacccatggtagaccacatgggctacgcccctaggggtggcccagcccacaagaagaagccttgcagggcacgactctgctcagcGCCTTCCACAAGACATCAGGAATATATCCTTAAGATAcaacaagatctgttaggatatgtatgatcccaagattcatataatcagttattactttttggttatctctcagatctaactgacttgtaaccctgcctcccggactatataaggtgggcagggaccccctataaaatcacggcatatcatatgatagctaatacaaaccaatagaccataggagtagggtattatgtcatactgatggcctaatcctgtctaactcgtgtgtctctgttgccttattATTCTTGATCTCGTGCTCCTCTgctaatcaatctaccttcgtgggataccgctcggaggactaccgatgatattctatggACAGATACCTAAAGCAAGCAAGTTAGCACCCATGCTGACTTCCTAGGATAGagcaagacatattaaaaggtaTCGCttaaccccttgggtgtgggctccatcttgcccgaccccaaggacatggtttctgtctcgcccgacctcttggcCATGGGGGTCCCGCCCAAGGCCGCtggcttcgtctcgcccaaccccttgggttcatgctccctctcgcccgaccccaaggatgtgGTTTCtatctcacctgaccccttgggttcatgctccatctcacccgaccccttggattCACTGTAGGAAGCCTGTAGGAAGCCTGtttaccgctcttctccgactggcgcggccagggtcgactggggccatccgaccggggatgcccgctcggaaggaaccaggggcgaacggagaaagtagtgcacaaagtcaaaccacgataccgggaccataccctgtacgcctgtAGGAGCAGTGCTtcacaaccaccctgacacaaacagtattgtaggcatcgacatttgtgtctatagtattgtaggcgccattgagctcccatacggcaaaaaacccccatgcctctgggcatcagtaGTGGGCACCAAggttcaccatacctggtacttgtggtaagggctcctcacataacaaaagtattttgcaggtaccaacATCCACCCTTTCTGAAGAAGCCaatgcaacctcccatgtgcacctgacattctacagtgacatcaacagtattgtgggcgcctaccatcatcactaccctcgtcggcgtgggcaacaaggcatagaaacatccgtactctctccccctCACCTGTAAAgacatcccctttatctataaaaggggatgcgctccctccaacaaaggagaggtTGACTTCTTTAAgtttagactcactagatcgatagctcacaaccccttAAGCACAagcttggacttctagctcagAGCGGAGTTCCAGTCGCCCTCGGCCCTTTCGGTCGGACCTGACCAGGCCTCTTGAACACccttcctttctccttctcgtttgtaaccccactacagacttcgagcacctgggctcaggaataaagtcaccgaccgatccAAACTAGACATAcgacatgttgcctgaactagtataaatcctgtgtcattgagtgctaggccacctccgatcacaatgtacagcaaaactacaaatatttactagttggtcactttttgtaccgacagttggcgccgtccgtagggaagacgctgtacgttcaacactttttggtcatcggatggcccatttttctgccacccccgccgtggctagctcgggcgatacgattcgcttcggcttgcTGGAGTTTTCCGCACTCTTGCCCACcgagatgtgggttccacctgtctttgagccatcctaggccttcctctttgaaagcctaaactttgtcgccgaccggctcggcgtactacacctccgcgagaagGCTCacgacccggcacccgtcggagggacatcctccatcgactctgggacgcaTGACTTTGACGACgtggcatctacgcttcattccgagcaaactctctgctcaaaccccgctgtgagtaatatacacgctgttatgtactcactattctctatcttctgcCGATTTCCCGACGGAACCCTGTTGTCCCTAACGCAACCACCGTACAgctagttcccctatggcctcgcgtcttccaCAGACGCATACACCcggggggctccaaaggatgctcgTGCCACCTCCTCtcgcatctgaattcatgggaatggcgagctgtgctcccacctgtttcttcGACCTCATGGATAACGATggcgagagcgacggctccagcatcggtgacatggcacctagccaccgccCATCATGGGAATGCGCCATGGCGGACCCTCCGAGACACCCACCGATGGAAGTAGAGTTCTCATGGACTCACGCCCCTCTAGCTCCTCATCAGAGGCCCctgagctcacacgtgagcacggggaggaactacgacaacaATGGCTGCATGAGCCACCGACTGCCCtagcgcgctcggcgcaccataCTGCGCCCCGTGTGCATAGACTAGCGAATGGCGCTTGGGGTCGCGTCCGTCAGGCCTAGCGCAATGTCCCGGTTCGAGGGACTAATCCCCCACAGTTCACTCGGGCCAGTCAGAATGTTGCTACCGCGGCAATGCTCCTGTGTGACCTGCCCAAGCCGAACAACCCTCATGAATGGGTGATCCACTAGAACCTCCAGGCACTGCTGGAAActgccgccgttcaacaagcggagtgctccatatcgcGACGCCCACTCGCGACCTCGCTCCCCGTCCGAGGAACAGGgatgcagcagatggggcactacaccctatcaccgcaacaaccatagagtgtggcacaggaagccgcaatggcacctcaccttgACTTGATGACCGCCCTATGCTGACCGCCTATCTATGCGTAGCTTGGGCCAAACCAAGACACGCGCAGCGTCAACCAGAGTCCCAGCCCCGACCACCTGGGACCATGGATCTTTGTCCAACCATTCCAGCAAGCGCCGTTCCCACCGTGCTTCAACGGTGGCCACGACAAAGGTAAGGCTGAGCGCCAGGATCAAGATAGGGgaccctccacgcagaggggaaaaaagaatagaaaggatcGCCACCAACTGGCTAACTTCGCGTTGGTCGCCGCGGCCGATCATGTGGGCATGTAGCCCCAACaagaccctctgggccacttccacgatcttaaggagagcccgtgcaccaaccatgactaccctgtcaaacacctctacaaggactgccagctcctcaagcacctgtTGAGGTAAGCTggtaggccaaaggaagaaaaaggcgaggaagcagcaaccgaagaagggggcgcagcggacaaggatccagatgactgaaggatgaagtgatccgactggacgcctaccaactgaaggacaacaatgacgatgctctctccgagcaccttggaatagctatgttgtttcttcttttcctaaagTTTCAGTcatacctttacttagcgaacgctcctataaaagcaccacggcccgaacactttttggctcaaGGCGCTAGGGggcaccactagggggctctactacccctctgtttttgtttttactttaagtgctcttttactttcatatggagaaactccttcctacccaaaacaaaagggcagttcgttcctttgatttaccttacgtaactttgctttagaacattctgactgatcgcaccccgccttttcctatgatTATGACTAGCCGAGCCTCGTGGGGCACGCCTCGGGCTCAcaaagttgcagcctatggaacAAATGGGTAgttacaagaaagaaagaaatttaaaacaaaattatgctaagggaaaactaaggaacgaaagggaacaagcttccccgaatggagcaactccatcacaaaaacaaaaaccgattgcagtcattaaaacacacacaaaCATTTTACAcgagggctcccccatgaacttaaactctTTACgtttactaaactacttatattctaCAAGCTATTAAACTAACCCAGCAGCATCTGCTGGTGGCGCAACCGAtgaaggcgcaggctgctcactccccggtggCACGACGTTTGGCTCGGTCGAGGCCGACATGGCATCCCCCCAAACTAGGCTCTAGGCTATCCGCAGGCTCGGAAGCATCCTCTCCACGCATGCTTTGGGCCATGTCTTGAtggcgaacatccatcacccaatcggcagagacttgctctgacaccaaccacgcgtgcggcagcaagctctccccgattgattggatgtcctccatgctcaggccttcagcatacccactgtagatagtggcaaagtccaaatttgggtggtacgtcgccaccgaggtcagcacccccgacgctccagAAAACAGCCTGCTCCTGAAAAGGTCCTTGACCGtgtccgggacctccgccagctgaacCATGGGCAcgctggtacttggcgctgaCCTGAAGACTTCTAAGACGACAAGCTAGGCAGCGTTGTAGATCTGGCCAAGCTCCccttcgagagcacgtcgctcttcatgggacttggccagctcctcgacaTTCTGGATAAAGTTCGCCTTGGTCATCTCTAGGTCTCGCTCCAGCaccttcaccttttcacccagctgtgcaagaagggcgacaagcttagaaacaggctgggggaaaaatcaacaccacgagaaaacaaaaaggtacgcATCGATGCaagaggcctcaagggtggagagatcctctacCTACCGAGCCACCTGCTCGTGCAGCCAGGCACTCgcatcctccatccccatcacctggtcctGGAGCGCGAGCACCTCCCGATCCACTTCCGACTGGGCCCTCTGCTccgcctccagggccttctgtgTTGACTCCAGGGTGGCCCACTCTGGCTCAAGGgctgccaaggcctcttgaagcgccGCCTCGGTGTTCGCCAGGAACATCCGCAGCCCTACCTCAGTCTCCTCTTGGCGGACCCTTGCCGCCTCGAGCCTTTGCTCGACAGCAGTCTCCTGCTCCGccgcacgctgcccctccacccGCGCCGTGGCTGCCTCAGCCACCCGGACCTGGGACTCGCGGCAAGCGGACTCCACCCGACGCTCCTTATTTCCTGTGAAAAATAGGCATGCTAAAAACATCcgacgaaagattcaaagggcaaggataagtaccagaaactcacctctgcGGCGAGCTACAGGTCGACCTCAAACAGCTGTGGggcaaactgagcctgcttcTGGGCACTCTCAAGCTTCGTGAACAGCTTGGTGAGTTCAGACACcatggcatgcccttgccccctgAAAATGTCCTAGAGCTGGCACTCCCGGGAATCCTagaggacgaacctcgcctttGATGGGTCCTCGAGAAAGGGCAACTCCAGGTCACCCTCCGATGAACCGTCGAAGGGCCCAGCCTCTGaccggaccaccgctagctcccgcGGTGACATCGGCAGTTCTACCACGGTATCCGCCTCATCGTCagacgggatctccaccacctcattcACATGGGACGCCACCGGGCATCCCAACTCCGTCCCAGCCACGCTTCCCTCTGGCGCCTTTAGTTCCGACGGCAAGGATAggtcgtgcagccctccacccggcgaGGTAGGGAGGTCGCCCCCTCGTCTCCTCCACCGCGACCGACGGAGGAGGGGCCACGAGAGTTACCTCTGATGCAACCTCCACCATCGGCACCGAGATCATCGCCAACAACGTCACCGCTGCTGTCACGTTATTAGCAGCCGCCCCGGGGAGCACCACCCCTAGGAGGGAAGGCTTCACCGCCGCCACCCTGCTACCCCCTTCGCTCACCGCAACACGCTGCAGAGTGGGCCTCCAAGCCTCCCACATGGGGTTAGGCGCGATGCTCTACACTGGCATCCCCTGGCCGCTGACAAAAATCgtgggtaagccacactccaaaaaaGACAACCACCAAAAGTCAAAGAAGCAACAAAAAGAAACATACTCTAAAGGCAGGCTCCGACGACAATGGGCCCATAGGACAAGGACTGCTCCTAGGCTACGaaccatgccccctcacttcagacaGGGTCAGAGTCATCCCGACTGGCTCCTACATGGCCTGTGGGACGCTACGACCTCTGGCTCGAGGATCCCCGACTGGAGCAGCGGGCGGGGCGTCCACCGACTGCGAGTCAAATGTCGACCGAGCACTAGTCTGCTCCTTAGACTACCCGGACTACATGACCGCACCCACGGCAGGCAGGGCCTCCTCTAGCTACAAGTTCGGCATTGGCGCCGGCCCTATCGCCGCACGAGTGCCGGTCCACTCCTTGAACCACCTGGCTCCCTCAGCCATGTCCGCCACAGGCGACAACGGGACCAACGACACCACCAAGAGGCGCGGTGACTGCATTTGTTTCACCGCTCGCTCGCCAATGGCGTCCACGCTCGCCACACTCTTCCTCGACGTAGGAACCTCCACGCACCacgcggcctcctgctcctcactaGCGGACGTCGCCGTAGGCTCACGATGCATCGCCGAGGTCATAATGACCTCTCGATtctcctcctcgtcggagaagaccatgtcgtccaaatccataggatcatccgacgcgagttccgactcgacgtcggtcctatgttccccggccctcacgcatcgggcaacctccttcttcttctcttctttccgctgaacctccttggttctcttcttcttccgagAGTTtgccgcctccttctaggcggcCTACCGGGCCTGGCCcactggtcccttgggaaggtgtggccAGGACTTGTACCTCCAAAGCCCCTATGGAACGAATGAACCGAAATAAAAAAAGGGGGCAGAGAAAAAGCACGAACAAAATAAGGGAGCGTACCAGCGTGGGCACGATCGAGGCATTgaacggtatgggttttcccaccaccgtCTCTCCGGGCCTTAGCTACAGCACTCGGTCGACGCAACTCCAGATCTCGTCGTCCGGCAGCTCCTCTAGCGACACGCGGTCTGGGTCTAACCGGCCACCGTACATCCACATCaggtgcgtcctctccaccagcGGCGCAACCTGGCGGCAGTAAacggtgtggaacacccgcaccccatcaaggccgccCCTTACAAGCTTTcgaagctcctcctcgatggcctccaccttgtgcctctctgTGTGGGCACAGCCCCACGACCAGCtcttctgcttcaccggcctcctGCCGGTAAACATTGGAAACGGTGCCCCCGCtggattcctaatgtagaaccactccccatgccatccccggttggagtcacatggggagtacGCGGGATACGAACCTCCCGCACATGGCTTCATCTATAGGGTGAAGCCTTTGACCAGTGCGATCTCGACCGAACTCCAGTCCACCATAGCTCTCTCGGAGAAGAAAAGCCAGAAGagatccacgtgtggctccatcccgacgaAAGCCTCACAGATGGTGACAAAACCAGCAATGTGCGGCACCCCCAttggattgagatgctgcagctccagaccccactcgttgaggagcctgcgcaggaaccagtgcgtggggtatcctaatccatgctcgtggaaggtaaggaaagaaaccacctcatcgggATGAGGTTGCAGGAACTCATCCCCTCCacggaccctccagtgcgccacctcctgcggcggcagaaaccccttcgcgACGAAAGCCTCCAGCACTGACTTCCTCACATTAGACATCCGCTAGTCCGACATTTCACTCCAGATCAAAAAAAGGTCAGTGggttcttctcttctccctcgctctcccccccttctttcctagaaacctccacgGCTCTCAGGAACACTCATGgcaaaaaaggaagagagaaggcagcggtagatgaagatgaagaacaggcaaaagaacgaaACAAAAACCCTCTCCTTGCTCGTATTTAAAGGAAAGGGAACAATGATTAAGGAAGGACGCACCGATCGGGGAAGGCAGAATGGCGGAGCGAGAatttctctctcttttccatttaatgcagatgggatgtGCCCTAAACCGATGAGACGTGCCCCGCTCGATGGAACAGCTCCTGATCGAACGGGACATGgactggccatggcccaccactaccacatgatcaaccactaccacacgatggGCACGGGAATCGAAGCGCCACCACATGTGGGTGTAGGGACCAAAAATGAAATCTCTGCCAGAAGAGACCACTggacctccctgagtcgatcgaatcacccAGGAGGGACACCAggcgacaggtaaggagcaaagggatgcctcatgcaggccatgccgactccgtcttgaacgacgagcatgggtcctagtcagacatttctgactgaagctctctgagccccgtcactccagtcgtcaaggtaaacattACTAAAATctcctctatttcattacaaatcattcatacatccatacgcgcattcatctcatacgcctaaaccccccagatggttagggcatgaaccgcccgggggctcaggaactaagcatcgcacgtgcagcgaaatgcaccacaacgctccgtgttgcatcacgaagcggcagtttgcctcattcgacatgagcaaccaaacagagctaggggagaaaatcgtAGATGAGCACCATGTGGCCCTAGCCTAGTCcggcagaccgggtcatctcaaccttctcgttcga
It encodes:
- the LOC136461874 gene encoding uncharacterized protein — protein: MVFSDEEENREVIMTSAMHREPTATSASEEQEAAWCVEVPTSRKSVASVDAIGERAVKQMQSPRLLVVSLVPLSPVADMAEGARWFKEWTGTRNKERRVESACRESQVRVAEAATARVEGQRAAEQETAVEQRLEAARVRQEETEVGLRMFLANTEAALQEALAALEPEWATLESTQKALEAEQRAQSEVDREVLALQDQVMGMEDASAWLHEQPVSKLVALLAQLGEKVKVLERDLEMTKANFIQNVEELAKSHEERRALEGELGQIYNAA